GCTTGGCTGTTGCCAGCGGCCTCATGGTCTCCATGGCCAGTTTGGAGAGCTGAGCTTTCTCCTTCCTGCGGAGGGCGATGTAGATCTGATACAGGAGGCGCGTGGCCACTCCGCGCTGCTCCTCCACCAGTCCCTGCACCGTGCTCTCGCTGATCTGCACCCCCAGGAGCTGCAGCGTGGGCAGCATGCGCTGGAAGTTATTGAGCTGGGAAACTGCATTCCTGCCGGGCAAACAGAGAGAGATCAGAAGGCAGGGGGTACAAGACAGCTCTGGGATGGGATTACAGTGTGCCCTGTACACTGGATGGGAGTACGGTGTACACTGGATGGGAGTATGGTGTGTCCTGTACACGGGATGGGATTACAGTGTACACTGGATGGGATTGCAGTGCACCCTGGATGGGATTAGTGTGCCCTGGATGGGATTACAGTGTACACTGGATGGAATTACATGTACACTGGATGGAATTACAGTGCACCCCGTATATTGGATGGGATTAGGGTAGTGTACAGGATTACAGTGTGCGCTGGATGGGATCACAGTGTGCGCTGGATGGGATCACAGTGTGCGCTGGATGGGATCACAGTGTACACGGTACACTGGATGAGATTACAGTGTACACTGGACGGGATTACAGTGTACACTGGAAAGCATTAGTGTATGCTGGATGGGATCACATGTACGCTGGATGGGATCACAGTGCACCCCGTACACTGGATGGGATTACTGTACACTGGACGCGACTACAGTGCACAGCGCACACCGGGCGGGGTCACAGCGCACACTGCACACTGGGCGGGGTCACATCGCACACTGGGCGGGGTCACAGCGCACACTGCACACCGGGCGGGGTTAGTGTACATTGGATGGGATTACAGTGTATCCAGTACATTGGATGGGATTACAGTGTATCCAGTACAATGGATGGGATTACAGTGTACACCAGATGGGATTACAGTGTGCACTGTACACTGGGTGGGATTACAGTGTACACTGGATGGGATTACACGCACCCTGTATACCGGAGCCCACAACACTCAGGAGATTAAGGTGACATGGTTCCTGCTGCTGCAGCCTTCAGGATCAGGCCCAGTGGGGACGATCCATCATAGTGCAGTGCACTGCACTTCACTGTTACTGGGCAACTAACCCACCAGCCAGAACTAATAATAAAGAGAACACAAGTTCAAATCATACTGCGGCTGTTGAGAATTTTATTTCAGCAGGCCGTGTTGTTGGTGTTCCGGCGGTTAAGTACCCTGTATCGCTTTCAAATCGATATTTACTTCGGAGTATCGGTGagaacgatggtgcctctggggagtgcagccagagtcaatTCCGAGGCactacaggtggctcagctgcacaggtgggagggacaaagaacaaaagagccctagtgatatgggtttcaatagttaggggaacagacaggcgtttctgcggctgtagacatgactcccgaatggtaTGCTGCCTCTCTAGTGCcatggtcaaggatgtcacagagcggcgcaagggcattctggggggagagggtaaacagctaaaggtcgtggtccatattgggaccaacgacatagggagaaagagagatgaggCCCTACAGACAGAATTCAGGGAGCTGGGAAGAAAATTAaacggtaggacctcaaaaggtagtaatctccgggttactacctggCACCACGTGCTAATGAGGAGAAGAATAAAAGGATAGAgggggatgaacacgtggctgtagagttggtgtaggagggaggtctttaaatgtctatgtttctatgtcctaagtAGTACTTCCTGAACAGACTTTCTCACCTGCTCTGGGAGAACTGATTAAAATCTTCCTGGAGTTGGTGCTTGTtcagaatctctccaatcaggtatcCAGTAGAAAATTCCTTCGCAAACGTGCTGGGCTCTTAATACAAGGCAACAACAATTAGACCGCCTCTCCATCCCGGGGGCTCGCCCTCTCCATCCCGGGGGCTcgccctctccgcctctccatcccGGGGGCTcgccctctccgcctctccatcccGGGGGCTcgccctctccgcctctccatcccGGGGGCTcgccctctccgcctctccatcccGGGGGCTcgccctctccgcctctccatcccGGGGGCTcgccctctccgcctctccatcccGGGGGCTcgccctctccgcctctccatcccGGGGGCTcgccctctccgcctctccatcccGGGGGCTcgccctctccgcctctccatcccGGGGGCTcgccctctccgcctctccatcccGGGGGCTcgccctctccgcctctccatcccGGGGGCTcgccctctccgcctctccatcccGGGGGCTcgccctctccgcctctccatcccGGGGGCTcgccctctccgcctctccatcccGGGGGCTCGGCTCTCCGCCTCTCCATCCCGGGGGCTCGGCTCTCCGCCTCTCCATCCCGGGGGCTcgccctctccgcctctccatcccGGGGGCTCGGCTCTCCGCCTCTCCATCCCGGGGGCTcgccctctccgcctctccatcccGGGGGCTCGCCCTCTCCATCCCGGGGGCTcgccctctccgcctctccatcccGGGGGCTcgccctctccgcctctccatcccGGGGGCTcgccctctccgcctctccatcccaggctctctctctcgctctcagacCCTTTCTCCATCCCgggctctctcagtccctctctctcccacgagctctctctctctgtctctctgtcccactctgccCTCCCCCACCTACTCCCCGCTCCCACTCTGCCCTCCCCCACCTACTCCccgcacccactccccccacccctcacacgcacccactctcccccctcacacgcacccactctcccccctcacacgcacccactctcccccctcacacgcacccactcccccacccctcacacgcacccactctcccccctcacacgcacccactctcccccctcacacgcacccactctcccccctcacacgcacccactctcccccctcacacgcacccactctccc
Above is a genomic segment from Pristiophorus japonicus isolate sPriJap1 unplaced genomic scaffold, sPriJap1.hap1 HAP1_SCAFFOLD_2964, whole genome shotgun sequence containing:
- the LOC139248851 gene encoding sperm flagellar protein 2-like, yielding MERRRGRAPGMERRRGRAPGMERRRGRAPGMERASPRDGEAERASPRDGEAESRAPGMERRRGRAPGMERRRAEPPGWRGGEPSPRDGEAERASPRDGEAERASPRDGEAERASPRDGEAERASPRDGEAERASPRDGEAERASPRDGEAERASPRDGEAERASPRDGEAERASPRDGEAERASPRDGEAERASPRDGEAERASPRDGEAERASPRDGEAERASPRDGEEPSTFAKEFSTGYLIGEILNKHQLQEDFNQFSQSRNAVSQLNNFQRMLPTLQLLGVQISESTVQGLVEEQRGVATRLLYQIYIALRRKEKAQLSKLAMETMRPLATAKLASISTKMFKERVHSMIPREVDVILENVSGQFVKIGKEIEEQARRKQEEQLQLQKTIREEQRIQHLETLHKAKKKNEELMAKIQASILPVSKSVSRGTARALQKHKQELRKKEAEMFIKEINEFETILKKLVPPGGEKEPECLVQPVATFVPCVRVDEGQAFIKIVRMRLKEDALARKKREKRRRQVMLDQLEAHETQEEVYREEQLVNRLMRQSLQERRIAVQLMHARHEKQVMVQNRIFREKQYEEKRLQEFREDLDYLAVCDVTTTLHFQTIVQSYST